The genomic region TATTGGTTCATTACCTAATATTAAACCTTGATTCCTGAAATTAGCGAATCGCATGAGTATGAATGCTTTAGCACCCCAGTCTTCTAAAGTGGAACATGTTTTAAATAAATCTTCGCCGTCATTTACTCCAGGCACTATAACAGAAGCAGCATGTACCTCTGAGCTTTCACAGAATATTTGAAGAGCCTTAATGGATTCTTCGGCAGTTTTATCGTTTACCCATTCTCTTCTTATACTTGGATCTGTGGAAAAAACAGTAAATGTTACTTCACTAACTTCCTTTGAAACAAGATCTTCTGCCATTTTAGCATCAGTAATACCTTTACCGCTGGTATATCCAAGATGTATTGGGAGTCCAAAATCCGAGAATGCAGAAACGATGTCAAAGAGATAAGGATAACAGCTTACATCTCCTCCTCCGCTTATATTTACTTTTAAATTAGCATCACGATAGTCTCCTAACATAAGGGAGTTTTGTACAGAGCTTATAACAAAAAAAGGTGATTGAAATTCGTTCCCTATTTCTCTGATACCAGTTGTACAGCTGTCACATCCAACTTTACCTAGAGAACAATTTTTGCATCCTAGAGCTTCTGTGCCTTTTACTTTTCTAAAGTAACAGTATTTACAAAAACCGTTACAGTCTTTTCCAGGTATT from Methanobacterium veterum harbors:
- the mmp10 gene encoding methyl coenzyme M reductase-arginine methyltransferase Mmp10 (Mmp10 (methanogenesis marker protein 10) is a cobalamin-requiring radical SAM methyltransferase that creates the methylarginine modification to methyl coenzyme M reductase.), translated to MQIVADVGGIPGKDCNGFCKYCYFRKVKGTEALGCKNCSLGKVGCDSCTTGIREIGNEFQSPFFVISSVQNSLMLGDYRDANLKVNISGGGDVSCYPYLFDIVSAFSDFGLPIHLGYTSGKGITDAKMAEDLVSKEVSEVTFTVFSTDPSIRREWVNDKTAEESIKALQIFCESSEVHAASVIVPGVNDGEDLFKTCSTLEDWGAKAFILMRFANFRNQGLILGNEPILDGVVPHELDEFEALVRKINDEFNFKVTGTPLCDPDNDTPFAISKDKNKEYLDILSKVTSKATILTSKVAAPFIEKIIGNIEASDLVNVVAVDQDIGCLITQKDLEEVDFSQLKETVIIPGRAYVHDKIAEEVLSSDGVDRLVARGPDKLTADGEMSGTLSPQDALKQELIAFEDLIGAINFFGVRR